The genomic interval TTCATCTGTAAAACGACTCCCTGATCTGATTTCAGAGCCTGAGGCCTCTTCAGCTCAGCAATGATGACCGTAGCACACAGCGTGGTCAGAGCAGGCCTCAGGCTGCATGGATCAGGGAGGGATGCCTGAAGGGAGGAGCGGATGTCCCTTCCAGCTGGTTGGGTGATCTTAGGGAATGGGGCTACACTCGTCTGGGCTCTGTAGTCTGCCTCCTGCTTATTGGGAATGGGGCCagttctccctctctcccctttaGCCTGTGTCCGGTCCTGCTGCTTTCTGCACCGTGTCCTGTTGGTCACTGGTTTATGTCCTTTCCCTGTAGCTGGTGAGTGATACACGGAGGGTGTCTGACATCCAGTGGTTTCAGGAGGCCTATGGGGCTGTGACACAGACGGTCCGTGTGGTGGCCACAGAGGAGAGCCGGCAGCAGCGGGGCTGGGTGTTTACACCAGGTGAGCTGCTCACAACCTCTGCCCCAGGGCTCAGCATGCGGGCCAGCTGGCCCACTGTAGACCAGGCCGCCCCCTCCCACGTTCTCCGTCTTCTGCTGTCTCCCTGGCAGGCTGGGGGGTGTGAGCAGGGGGTTATAGAAAGGAGTCTGAGGTCTGGGGCTCAGGCATGCCTCCAGATTAAAAAGTGGAGTTGAGTAGAGGATGCTGTCCTTGGGGTAAAGGTTTCCCTGTGACCTTGGCCTGGTTCCCTTACCTGGGATGTCTTCTCTAGGCCAGTGGGCTTCTGGAGGTCTGGCTGGGACCCCTCTGCGGTCCTTCACCTTTGCGTTCCAGCCTGGAGGGGGCTCTGACAGTGGGTCAGAGGGCAGGCCTGACAAACCTCACTCCTGTTTGATTaacacagtgggggagggggagcggAAGCTCTCCTAGATGGCTCTGGTGCTGCCAGCCCAGGACCTGCTCTGTGACAGTTCAGGGGCACAGCTCAGGTGTCTTCCCTGCCCCGGGTCACTGTGACCTGGGGGATCAGGGGGTCTGACTCTTCCTAAATGAGGTGAGTAGCTTCctaatggcaacccgctctagtattcttgcctggagaatcccatggacagagaagcctggtaggctacagtccatggggtcgcacagagtcatgactgagtgtctaagcACACTCATCTCCTGGGCACTCACTCTGGCCTGGGCTAAGCGCTTTGAACATATTATCTCACTTTATAGTCCCGGTGGACCCACCAGGTGGATGCCCTTACTACCATCCTCGCTGTCAGATGAGAATGGCGCATGCCGCCTCCCAAGGGGCCTGAATCAGCGCTGTCAGGATCGAAATTGACATGACCAGctttacataaaatgaaaacaaaattaccgTTTGGATTGTCTGTGGTTTGAGATGGCAGTGACAAGTGAAGACGTCAGTGGGACCCTCTGCGGGGCCCAGGTGGCTGTGGGCTGCTGAATCTGATGTCCCGGTGTTTCGGGGTACGGGAGTGCCCACTGGGGTGAGTGGTGCTTAGCTCTGAGGGGCTGAGGAGCAGCCCGTTCAAAAGGGTGGCTCCTCGTGGGGCCAGCAGGCCTCGATGCCCTGTGTTTATTGGGAGGGATGCGCCTGACTTTGCCATATACCTCTCCGCAGGGGTGGACGACGCTGAGTCAGAGTGTGGCCTGGACAACTTCGGGACCTTCGATTGGGTCATTGAGAACCATGGGGATGAGCAGCGCCTGGAGGAGCAGTTGGAGCACCTGGTAGAATTTGTCCACTCCAGACTTTAGCCGGCAGGTTCTCGGAGCAAGCTGGGGGCtgctggggtgagggtgggctgACTGTGACGGACATGAGGTTACTGATGCTGGCCAAGGTTGGGGAACAGACAGAGGGCCTGGGTCAAGCTTTCTGGGGGCTGATAGATGTCAGGCAAGTTAAGAAACCGCCAGGGACCTCATTTCGTCATGAAAAGGACAGCCCTACCTCTTTACGAGGAGGCTtaaaggacagagggagggagttgGCTGTGTTTGAAGCAGAAGCGTCACCATCTCCACAGGCACCAGGCCTGTCAGCCGGGGGTGGCCGTGACTCCCTGACTGGATGTTCTCAGCCCCTTGTTCTGAGCAGGAGCCTGGGGCTCCCCAGTGTGGATATATTAAACCTGTCTGGAGCACTTGCTCAGAATTGGACATCTCTCTGTTTCCCAGATGACAGCTCAGCTTGCATGGGGCTCCATAGTGTCTGGGTTGACGTGGTGGCTCTGGGTTCTTGCTCTGTCTCCTCCCTGGGCTGGAGTATATCCTGCAGAGACTGACCTTGATCTGGGCCACTTGGGTAACAGGCCTGTGTATGTCTGAGGCAGGATTGGAGTCTGAGGGTCTCGTCTTCTGGGATGGCCTCAAGAGAGGCTCAGTGTTCCACAGAAAGTGCCACCAGCAGGTACGCAGAAGGGCTGGGGTGTCATAGAAAGCCAGAGGCACCAGAGCTGGATGGCCTTTGGTAACCATTGAGAGGCCCTGGGCAAGTCATGTAACCTCAGCTTTCCCATAGAAGTCCTTGGACTTGACCCTACTTATTTATAGAGCcttatacgtgtgtgtgtgtgccaagtcacttcagtcatgtccaactctttgcgaccccttggactgtgaccttccaggctcctctgtccatggaattctctaagcaaggatactggagtggcttgccatgccctcctgtaggggatcttcccacccagggatcaaacttgcatctctatgtctcttgcattggcaggcaggttctttaccactggtgccacttgggaagcccatagagccttatgctgctgctgctgctaagtcgcttcagtcgtgtccgactctgtgcgaccccatagatggcagcccaccaggctccgccgcccctgggattctccaggcaagaacactggagtgggttgccatttccttctccaatgcatgaaagtgagaagtgaaagtgaagtcgctcagtcatgtccaactcttagcaaccccatggactgcagcccaccaggctcctccatccatgggatttcccaggcaagagtactggagtcggttgccattgccttctccaatagagCCTTATACAGTATCTAAATTTCTTCCAGATTCTTCACAACCACTCTGTGAAATATTCGAGGAGGACATTTTCATCTGCATTTAGCAGATGCCAAGGACTCAAGAGAAGTAAACAGCCTGTCCAGGGTAAAGGATTAGTAAATGTTGGCACTCTGGCCAGAACACAGGCCGCCTGACTCCTGACCGGGCCCCTCGGCCATGTCCCTTTGGGGTATGGTGCAAAGCTGCACGGCCATCCTGGCCATCCTACTGCGTAGCCTCAGCCCGCCACCTCTCTGGCACTGACTTTGTTCTCCTATAAATTCTGATGGTTCACGCTGATAAGGGGACAACCAAGGAAATTCCAGCGGTTTCACTGTGACTCACACTGAACTCTGCACATTCCTGCCCACATCTCCCCCCTAGATCACCTCATCCTGAGACTAGTCCCCTGGCTCTCCCACAGGTCTGAAGGCTGTGGACTCCTCTGTGTCCCCTAACCCCTGGCTGATTGGTCCCCAGGTTATGTTAATCTGCCCTGTctgtgtgcctggcacacagtgaggCCAGACAAGACCAAAATGTCAGAGTTGGGAGCAGAGAGAGGTTCACTGCAGGGCCACGCAAGGAGACGGGTGGCTTCTGCCTTAAAAGACCCCCAACTCCCGgaaagctttcagcaaagcccttttATAGGAAAGGGGGGTGGCGTGGTTAGTTGTTGCAGGCTTCTTGGCGTCAGATCCTTTGTTCTTAAGGTCAGGTCATGGTCCGGTCACAATGTTGCTGGAAGGCTCCACcaaaacaaatgttattctctgttctgacaaCGAAGGGCAAAGTCCTACGGCTCAACTTTTGCCCTCTGAGGCCCAGGCTAAGAGGAGGAGTCCCTGGGCTGGCTGGTTACTCTGCCCCAGAGCACTGGTCCAGCACCCAGTCTCTGTCCTTCTACCAGTGCCCAGGCCCTGCTGAAGAGGCAGATCTTAGCTGGTGGCACACTCAGGGGCAGGGCCCCAGAGCCTGCCCAACTGTCATCACTGAGGGAGCCAGGCACCCAGCACCCAGCCAGCCCTCGGGCTTTTCATTTAAACTGGAGTGAATCATTTGGTTGGGATCAGTAG from Dama dama isolate Ldn47 chromosome 20, ASM3311817v1, whole genome shotgun sequence carries:
- the PMVK gene encoding phosphomevalonate kinase isoform X1, with the translated sequence MARLGGVPGLVLLFSGKRKSGKDFVTEALQSRLGADVCAVLRLSGPLKEQYAQEHGLDFQRLLDASTYKEAYRRDMIRWGEEKRQADPGFFCRKIVEGVCQPVWLVSDTRRVSDIQWFQEAYGAVTQTVRVVATEESRQQRGWVFTPGVDDAESECGLDNFGTFDWVIENHGDEQRLEEQLEHLILHNHSVKYSRRTFSSAFSRCQGLKRSKQPVQGKGLVNVGTLARTQAA
- the PMVK gene encoding phosphomevalonate kinase isoform X3, which produces MIRWGEEKRQADPGFFCRKIVEGVCQPVWLVSDTRRVSDIQWFQEAYGAVTQTVRVVATEESRQQRGWVFTPGVDDAESECGLDNFGTFDWVIENHGDEQRLEEQLEHLILHNHSVKYSRRTFSSAFSRCQGLKRSKQPVQGKGLVNVGTLARTQAA